One part of the Treponema peruense genome encodes these proteins:
- a CDS encoding MerR family transcriptional regulator has product MARYSIGEIEKLTGIKPHVLRYWEEVIPSLTPQKGLGGRREYSQHDLDVIQRLKYLIFTKKFTIDGARRQLIHDSSGGEKKAAALQAISEIREELGEIYLALNKAKSGEAQSNEKK; this is encoded by the coding sequence ATGGCAAGATATTCAATCGGCGAGATTGAAAAACTTACAGGAATAAAACCTCACGTTCTGCGTTACTGGGAAGAAGTTATCCCAAGCCTGACTCCGCAAAAAGGTTTGGGCGGCCGGCGTGAATATTCCCAGCACGATCTTGATGTAATTCAGCGGTTAAAGTACCTTATCTTTACAAAAAAATTTACAATCGACGGGGCAAGACGACAGCTCATTCACGACAGCAGCGGTGGTGAAAAAAAAGCAGCCGCCCTTCAGGCTATAAGTGAAATAAGAGAAGAACTTGGCGAAATTTATCTTGCCCTGAACAAAGCAAAATCCGGAGAAGCACAAAGCAATGAAAAGAAATGA
- the der gene encoding ribosome biogenesis GTPase Der produces the protein MTKKKRKPDFSKPKPVATVEQTEELEDKTEQNEATEEQISDGDEIESKRKVRTQKFFPDKIYFNLPLIVIAGRPNVGKSTLFNALTHTKRAITDPTPGVTRDPVEGTCFIAGKPVHLVDTGGYKLTRDMQSRESEMDDLVVEKTVQTLRKADRILLLLDATEITAEDEELILRLRPWWNKLIAAVNKTEGGKNEHLAFNYMQFGFNDITPISAAHGDNIPLLCEKMVAGLDFSKVTEGTEQELPIRIAILGKPNTGKSTLSNALTHTEASIVSDYAGTTRDVVEGSFRYNGRDIQILDTAGIRRKSKVSDNVEYYSVNRAIKTLDECDVVFIMIDAKEGLSEQDKKITSLAFERGRGVIFVLNKWDLLEDQSNKAIRDTQNWIQTMFGHMNWAPIVPLSAKNRDGIKNLMNTALELFEQLNRKVDTASLNLALKDWLFKYPPPATKAIHFKIRYITQTSINPVNFLIFATRPDNVPGSYVSYLKNRIREDLGFDNIPVQIEMKASRQKWQDRNEKEN, from the coding sequence ATGACAAAAAAGAAAAGAAAGCCCGATTTTTCAAAACCAAAACCGGTTGCCACCGTTGAACAGACAGAAGAACTTGAAGACAAGACTGAACAGAATGAAGCTACAGAAGAACAGATTTCTGACGGTGACGAAATAGAAAGCAAGCGCAAAGTACGCACACAGAAATTCTTTCCTGACAAAATATATTTTAACCTGCCGCTCATTGTAATTGCAGGCCGCCCGAATGTAGGAAAATCCACGCTATTCAACGCGCTCACACATACAAAGCGTGCCATTACCGACCCTACTCCAGGCGTAACAAGAGATCCTGTAGAAGGAACCTGTTTTATTGCAGGCAAACCCGTTCATCTCGTTGACACAGGAGGATACAAACTTACACGTGATATGCAGTCGCGCGAAAGTGAAATGGACGATCTCGTTGTAGAAAAAACAGTGCAGACCCTGCGCAAGGCAGACAGAATTCTTCTTCTTCTTGACGCAACAGAAATTACGGCCGAAGACGAAGAGCTTATTTTAAGGCTGCGTCCCTGGTGGAACAAACTTATAGCCGCCGTCAATAAAACAGAAGGCGGTAAAAACGAACATCTTGCATTCAACTACATGCAGTTCGGTTTTAATGACATAACACCAATTTCGGCGGCACACGGTGACAATATTCCGTTGCTTTGCGAAAAGATGGTGGCGGGACTCGATTTTTCAAAAGTAACAGAAGGCACGGAACAGGAACTTCCAATCCGCATTGCAATTCTTGGAAAACCAAACACCGGTAAATCTACACTCAGCAACGCCCTTACGCACACAGAAGCTTCTATCGTAAGTGACTACGCAGGAACCACGCGCGATGTAGTAGAAGGAAGTTTCAGATATAATGGAAGGGATATTCAGATTCTGGATACAGCCGGAATAAGACGCAAGTCAAAAGTTTCTGACAACGTTGAATATTATTCGGTCAACAGAGCAATTAAAACTCTTGACGAATGCGATGTTGTCTTTATCATGATTGACGCCAAGGAAGGCCTTTCGGAACAGGACAAAAAAATTACATCTCTTGCCTTCGAGCGCGGCCGTGGTGTGATATTTGTTCTGAACAAGTGGGATCTTCTTGAAGACCAGAGCAACAAAGCTATCAGGGATACACAGAACTGGATTCAGACAATGTTCGGTCACATGAACTGGGCACCGATTGTTCCGCTGAGTGCAAAAAACCGCGACGGAATTAAAAATCTCATGAACACTGCGCTTGAACTTTTTGAGCAGCTCAACAGAAAGGTAGACACTGCCTCTCTAAACCTTGCTCTCAAAGACTGGCTGTTCAAGTATCCGCCGCCAGCAACAAAAGCAATTCACTTTAAAATACGATACATAACGCAGACAAGCATTAATCCCGTAAACTTTCTCATCTTTGCAACACGCCCTGACAATGTTCCGGGAAGTTATGTTTCATATCTAAAGAACAGAATACGCGAAGACCTCGGCTTTGACAACATTCCCGTTCAGATAGAAATGAAAGCCAGCCGCCAGAAATGGCAGGACAGGAACGAAAAGGAAAACTGA